In one window of Methanolobus mangrovi DNA:
- a CDS encoding mechanosensitive ion channel family protein, translating into MADILAQTIPYTTITLANIIFALIVLLAGLLVAGVLSSMFRNGLKKTKLPELVVEFLVRFLRALLYVAVLLAVVSTLGVDISSVVVGLSAVIGLVLGFGMQDSLNNMAAGVWIASLRPLDKGEYVTVNGLSGKVHAVGIMATELLTPDNQFITLPNKLVWGSPIVNATRMPTRRVSVDVGVAYATEIPKAVEVAMSVIKQHALVLADPAPAVVTTELADSSVNLQLRAWVNTADFWAVKNDLTIAIHAAFDREDVEIPFPQLDVHMYKL; encoded by the coding sequence ATGGCAGATATTTTAGCTCAAACTATACCTTACACGACAATAACACTGGCAAATATAATATTCGCACTGATCGTCTTACTTGCAGGTCTTCTGGTTGCAGGAGTCCTTTCCAGTATGTTCAGAAATGGTCTGAAAAAGACAAAACTTCCCGAACTGGTCGTCGAATTCCTTGTTCGGTTCCTGCGTGCATTGCTCTATGTAGCAGTGTTGCTTGCAGTTGTAAGTACCCTTGGAGTTGACATAAGTTCTGTGGTAGTAGGTCTTTCCGCAGTCATCGGACTGGTACTTGGTTTTGGTATGCAGGATTCGCTGAACAATATGGCGGCAGGTGTGTGGATCGCATCCCTGAGACCTCTTGACAAAGGCGAGTATGTGACTGTAAACGGTCTTTCCGGTAAAGTTCATGCAGTAGGTATCATGGCAACGGAACTCCTGACCCCTGACAATCAGTTCATCACATTGCCTAACAAACTTGTGTGGGGCAGTCCTATCGTGAATGCAACCCGTATGCCTACCCGCAGGGTATCAGTGGATGTAGGCGTAGCTTATGCAACAGAGATCCCTAAAGCTGTAGAGGTAGCCATGAGTGTTATCAAGCAACATGCCCTTGTACTTGCGGACCCTGCACCGGCAGTTGTCACTACTGAACTGGCAGATTCATCTGTGAACCTTCAGTTGCGTGCATGGGTGAATACTGCTGATTTCTGGGCTGTTAAAAATGACCTCACCATTGCTATACATGCAGCATTTGACAGGGAAGATGTGGAGATCCCATTCCCACAGCTGGATGTACATATGTACAAGCTCTGA
- a CDS encoding ABC transporter permease, translating to MRKNGNSCSKVKTIAKKEFKELMREKTFILAIIIQLFIASFATFLVIGLTSFYDPSTLGSMELEGTSIAVVGTQDDELYRILQESNIRTYLYNDFQLAYTDFYDHKLDAIIVTPLGTSTGNDLLNVDIYLPKSEIQATVVSLQLKEPLEKYEQSVRDVRTQRLPGYTPIDLNIIKRGIKTSSTYFEFIYVALLPLLVFTPAFISGGLIVDFITEEYERKTMDMLLVSPASMLDIVNGKVMLATLIVPVQSFVWMLLLSMNRVSIHNSLVILMLVTIISFILVLASTIIAVLFRERGVAQLLYSLILIFLFMSSYLFTNSPLNMVTRLSIESIGALETWTWMGIYILVALFLYASMVMAVKRDPNNI from the coding sequence TTGAGGAAAAACGGAAACTCATGCAGCAAAGTGAAGACCATAGCTAAGAAGGAATTCAAAGAGCTGATGAGAGAAAAAACATTCATACTTGCCATTATAATCCAGCTTTTCATAGCATCATTCGCAACCTTCCTGGTTATCGGACTTACATCATTCTATGACCCCAGCACACTGGGAAGTATGGAACTGGAAGGGACTTCCATTGCTGTAGTTGGAACCCAGGATGATGAACTTTACAGGATATTACAGGAAAGCAATATCAGGACATATCTTTACAATGATTTCCAGTTAGCATATACGGACTTCTATGACCACAAGCTCGATGCGATCATCGTTACTCCGTTAGGGACATCCACCGGAAATGACCTGCTAAACGTTGATATATACCTGCCAAAATCGGAAATCCAGGCGACCGTTGTTTCTCTCCAGCTAAAGGAACCCCTTGAGAAGTACGAGCAGAGCGTAAGAGATGTAAGGACTCAGAGATTGCCCGGATATACACCTATTGATCTCAACATCATAAAAAGAGGAATCAAAACATCTTCCACTTACTTTGAATTCATATATGTAGCACTCCTGCCACTGCTGGTATTCACCCCTGCATTCATATCAGGCGGATTGATTGTTGATTTCATTACCGAGGAATACGAACGCAAGACCATGGATATGCTCCTTGTGTCACCTGCATCCATGCTCGATATAGTGAACGGAAAAGTGATGCTGGCAACATTGATAGTTCCAGTACAATCGTTTGTATGGATGTTATTGCTATCAATGAACAGGGTATCGATACATAATTCACTTGTGATATTAATGCTTGTGACAATCATTTCCTTCATACTGGTACTGGCAAGCACTATAATTGCAGTCCTGTTCAGGGAAAGAGGAGTTGCTCAGTTACTATACTCACTTATCCTTATCTTCCTGTTCATGTCCTCATACCTGTTTACGAACTCTCCGCTGAATATGGTCACCCGCCTTTCTATCGAAAGCATAGGTGCACTGGAAACCTGGACATGGATGGGCATCTACATACTGGTGGCACTTTTCCTTTACGCTTCAATGGTAATGGCTGTTAAGAGAGATCCAAATAACATTTAA
- a CDS encoding MarR family winged helix-turn-helix transcriptional regulator encodes MVIVLTDPVKNENLCSIKKHESIGRDISHLFRSINIYLSKELEPYGIGSGQFPFFMRLMHHEGVSQESLASSLKYDRATITRSVSKLEEMGYVTRKRDPGDKRAYCVYLTDKGREMKPVLLNISSRINDVLLYGFSDEEKAMFISMMEKAAKNIASENEMKKASNE; translated from the coding sequence ATGGTGATAGTCCTGACAGATCCTGTTAAAAATGAAAACCTTTGTAGCATTAAAAAGCATGAATCCATAGGCCGGGACATATCTCACCTTTTCAGGTCGATAAACATCTATCTTTCAAAAGAGCTGGAGCCATATGGCATTGGAAGTGGACAATTCCCTTTTTTTATGCGCTTGATGCATCATGAAGGAGTGAGTCAGGAATCGCTTGCAAGTTCATTGAAGTATGACCGTGCAACCATCACCCGTTCTGTGAGCAAACTCGAAGAAATGGGTTATGTTACACGGAAGAGGGATCCTGGTGATAAACGTGCTTATTGTGTATACCTCACTGACAAAGGGCGTGAAATGAAGCCTGTGTTGCTCAATATCAGTTCCAGGATAAATGATGTACTGTTGTATGGTTTTAGCGATGAAGAAAAGGCGATGTTCATTTCCATGATGGAAAAAGCTGCCAAAAACATTGCATCTGAAAATGAAATGAAGAAGGCTTCAAATGAATAA
- a CDS encoding COG1361 family protein — protein sequence MPTKKLLSLSILLLILITPASAYGIREENIWIFQGSYELGIGERAYLEGFTIKIHDINVDNELSATLLVYGNSVFKEAFQVDAGVNNEHIYNSQLRINVLSIIQDKVSLEIYKQKSELVWVTDIPKTSFKIGDTLTGDEYKISLKDVNEDGALISVEYDGSKLEENYNSGDYQKFSDEFMINVVYLKKDTKEVFIETLKPGSPDIQLDSANVKDSYEPDDYVEYELLVTNNGTIPLHGMIVTTECDDCKVDGESQQYSILESGKQKKFIIKVKPQIEPMGKDITIISKVQGYDYRGNEYNSQIATEVNVKPYISIEKEIITRDKVSEKPEFGTEQYFQIIITLQNKANFQTAVSVTDKLPASFIPDDIDNTEWTVLLDAGSTETIEYFVSPTEPGDFKFMPATVAWKDGGETYILESETIDQPFHVSGSKVTVEKELSSSYMLVDEEIDIVIRISNEGDNMFKVSFMENIPDELTFIEGDSKWDGTLEPGDTREFTYSVHAERAGEYYLPQTELSITDENGKKESIVSAEPFLYIDDAIVENDDYIEESSYNELYDNSFENGEETAITDSGITRMEAAGFLTSSFIGLFLLIAAVPAFAYLYIIRIYK from the coding sequence ATGCCAACAAAAAAGCTTCTGTCCTTAAGCATACTCCTGCTAATTCTCATTACACCTGCAAGCGCTTACGGGATTCGTGAAGAGAACATATGGATATTCCAGGGCTCCTATGAATTGGGAATTGGTGAGAGAGCATACCTGGAAGGTTTCACCATCAAGATCCATGATATAAATGTTGATAATGAACTCTCGGCTACTTTGCTGGTATACGGGAATTCTGTTTTTAAAGAGGCTTTTCAGGTTGATGCCGGAGTAAACAACGAACATATTTACAACAGCCAACTCAGGATCAATGTACTTTCCATCATCCAGGATAAGGTTTCCCTGGAAATATACAAACAAAAATCCGAGCTTGTATGGGTCACTGACATCCCCAAGACTTCATTCAAAATTGGAGATACGCTGACAGGGGATGAATATAAGATCAGCCTGAAAGATGTGAATGAAGACGGGGCACTGATATCAGTTGAGTATGATGGCAGTAAGTTAGAAGAAAACTATAATTCAGGAGATTATCAGAAATTCTCTGATGAGTTCATGATAAATGTCGTGTACCTGAAGAAGGATACTAAAGAAGTGTTCATAGAGACTTTAAAGCCCGGTTCACCCGATATACAGTTAGATTCTGCTAATGTAAAAGACAGTTATGAGCCGGATGACTATGTCGAATATGAGCTTCTGGTCACAAATAATGGCACAATACCACTGCATGGGATGATAGTCACTACCGAATGTGATGACTGTAAGGTCGACGGGGAAAGTCAACAATATTCCATACTTGAATCGGGAAAACAAAAAAAGTTCATTATCAAAGTAAAGCCGCAAATCGAGCCTATGGGTAAGGACATAACCATCATATCAAAAGTACAGGGTTACGATTATAGGGGAAACGAATACAATAGCCAAATTGCAACTGAAGTTAATGTCAAACCGTATATATCAATCGAAAAGGAGATAATTACCAGGGATAAAGTATCTGAAAAACCAGAATTCGGAACAGAACAGTACTTCCAGATAATTATAACACTTCAGAATAAGGCAAATTTCCAGACAGCTGTTTCAGTCACGGATAAGTTGCCTGCATCTTTTATCCCCGATGATATCGACAATACCGAATGGACAGTGTTGCTTGATGCCGGGAGCACAGAGACAATAGAATACTTTGTATCACCCACAGAACCGGGAGATTTTAAATTCATGCCTGCAACAGTGGCATGGAAAGATGGAGGAGAGACATACATACTGGAATCTGAAACAATTGACCAGCCATTCCATGTCAGTGGTTCAAAGGTCACTGTGGAAAAAGAACTAAGTTCCAGTTATATGCTTGTTGATGAAGAGATAGATATCGTCATCAGAATCAGTAATGAAGGTGACAATATGTTCAAAGTATCGTTCATGGAAAACATCCCTGATGAGCTCACTTTTATTGAAGGGGACAGTAAATGGGATGGAACACTGGAACCAGGAGATACCAGGGAATTCACCTACAGTGTCCATGCAGAAAGAGCAGGAGAATACTACCTGCCACAGACTGAACTGAGTATTACGGATGAAAATGGGAAAAAAGAGAGTATTGTTTCAGCCGAACCTTTCCTCTACATTGATGATGCAATTGTAGAAAATGATGACTATATTGAAGAAAGCAGTTACAATGAGTTATACGATAACTCTTTTGAAAATGGTGAGGAAACTGCAATAACGGACTCCGGAATCACAAGAATGGAGGCAGCCGGGTTTTTGACATCTTCATTTATCGGCCTGTTCCTACTAATTGCTGCGGTGCCTGCCTTTGCATATTTATATATAATCAGAATATATAAGTAA
- a CDS encoding ABC transporter ATP-binding protein, which translates to MEPGIIEVNGLRKEYGDFVAVDNLSFSVAKGQIFGIVGPNGAGKTTTLKMLSSLVRPSSGNIYMKGLDISRDAVEIKSFLGFLPEESPLYEGMGVEDYLMFFSELYSIPKDRAKKRIRELLFDLSLNADGKKIGDLSKGMKRKVAIARSLINDPDILIYDEPASGLDPMTSRYITDYVRSLKQSGKTIIFSAHNLFQVESLCDRILILKSGKLVTLGTAEEIRKEYGKIQYRLEFKVDDVEEYVISEIKTVDDNYVVTTNDIDVVNQTTKWVASRGGDIVEMRTIVPSLEEIFLELMGVELFVD; encoded by the coding sequence GTGGAACCTGGCATAATAGAAGTTAACGGCCTGCGGAAAGAATACGGCGATTTTGTTGCTGTTGATAACCTTTCTTTTTCAGTTGCCAAAGGGCAGATATTCGGAATAGTTGGTCCCAACGGTGCTGGTAAGACCACCACACTAAAAATGCTCAGCAGTCTTGTCAGGCCAAGCTCCGGCAATATCTATATGAAGGGGCTGGATATTTCCAGAGATGCCGTTGAGATAAAGTCATTCCTTGGATTTCTTCCTGAAGAGTCACCTCTGTATGAGGGCATGGGGGTAGAGGACTACCTGATGTTCTTCTCAGAGCTATACTCCATCCCAAAAGACCGTGCAAAGAAAAGGATACGTGAACTTCTTTTTGATCTGTCCCTCAATGCCGATGGGAAGAAGATAGGTGATCTTTCAAAAGGTATGAAACGAAAGGTAGCAATAGCCCGTTCTCTTATCAATGATCCTGATATCCTGATATATGATGAACCGGCATCAGGCCTGGATCCCATGACTTCCCGGTATATTACTGATTATGTGCGCTCATTGAAACAATCGGGAAAGACCATTATATTCAGTGCTCACAATCTTTTCCAGGTAGAAAGTCTATGTGACCGGATACTTATCCTCAAATCGGGAAAACTTGTAACACTTGGCACAGCTGAGGAAATAAGAAAAGAGTATGGTAAGATCCAGTACCGCCTTGAGTTCAAGGTAGATGATGTTGAAGAATATGTCATTTCCGAAATCAAGACTGTGGATGACAACTATGTCGTTACAACCAATGATATTGATGTAGTTAACCAGACTACTAAATGGGTTGCATCCCGAGGCGGGGATATAGTGGAGATGCGCACAATCGTACCATCGCTTGAAGAGATATTCCTTGAATTGATGGGTGTTGAGCTTTTCGTAGATTGA
- a CDS encoding ABC transporter permease — MPGWFTIAKWEFLRSKLKFDARSMIMLTLSLILVIVASYAASQTGMSMNQKIYLAAISQPDVQPIIETDQRFDYFLVDRSTAGTYYEFGADMAIIGNNVYLSDTRKAAAAGDSLESTFKTYRELVLTSYNDVNNSHPVWVTVHDLERPQTFQLAGAEETVDSIRRGANGSAGFQDVPGTDGTTGQGSSGSLRTGSSTISPEDIAALDAMKGKTFFEKQTIATPSNFSPPIPFTAILYAFLFIFPIYFISQFYSTSLMDERTNKKGELVLVAPLRGIDVVIGKTIPYLFITMAIQTAITLYIIGIPSTFAGVERVFLVLAAIFPVVMLFFALSFYSAILSRSFKELTFASVFLSVVISGYLFFPAMFANIHAISSISPITLIVRLIENQAVMTNTYLFSTLPFYFVSISVYAFGTFIFREEDLFTQKPISGKIVDCFELFLSYPYGSVFLLSIIFIPFVYMAQLMLIVMLFNLPLPYSIIAMILLSAMAEELVKSIGIYTLFKRKLADITLRNAIKYSILSGAGFFVGEKAVAVLTLAPIASSAFGSVMSMGTLLLIPLFLHITTVLISSLVMYRKGPRYYMVAVVLATLFHSLYNIIILRGLFF, encoded by the coding sequence ATGCCAGGCTGGTTCACTATTGCAAAATGGGAGTTTTTAAGGTCCAAACTCAAATTCGATGCACGATCGATGATCATGCTCACATTATCTTTGATACTGGTAATTGTTGCCTCTTACGCTGCATCCCAAACAGGGATGAGCATGAACCAGAAAATATATCTTGCAGCCATTTCACAGCCGGATGTACAGCCCATTATCGAAACCGACCAGAGGTTCGATTATTTTCTGGTAGACAGATCCACTGCAGGTACCTATTATGAATTTGGTGCAGATATGGCGATCATTGGGAACAATGTATATCTTAGCGACACACGAAAAGCTGCTGCCGCCGGCGATTCATTAGAAAGCACATTTAAAACATATCGCGAGTTAGTGCTCACCTCATATAATGACGTTAACAATAGCCATCCGGTATGGGTTACTGTCCATGATCTGGAAAGACCGCAGACCTTCCAGCTGGCAGGAGCTGAAGAAACAGTAGACAGCATCAGGAGAGGGGCAAACGGGTCTGCAGGTTTTCAGGATGTACCCGGTACTGATGGCACAACCGGACAAGGGAGCAGTGGGTCTCTCAGAACCGGATCATCAACGATCTCTCCGGAAGATATTGCAGCTCTTGATGCCATGAAAGGAAAGACCTTCTTTGAGAAGCAGACAATAGCCACACCTTCCAACTTCTCACCACCCATACCATTCACAGCCATACTTTACGCATTCCTGTTCATATTCCCGATCTACTTCATCTCACAGTTCTACTCAACAAGCCTGATGGATGAGCGTACCAATAAAAAAGGAGAACTTGTACTTGTTGCACCTTTACGCGGGATTGATGTCGTGATCGGCAAAACGATTCCATACCTTTTTATCACAATGGCTATCCAGACAGCCATCACACTATACATAATCGGCATACCTTCAACTTTTGCAGGTGTCGAGAGAGTATTTCTTGTACTTGCAGCCATATTCCCTGTAGTCATGCTCTTCTTTGCACTTTCATTCTACAGTGCGATACTTTCAAGGAGCTTCAAGGAACTGACATTCGCAAGCGTATTCCTGTCTGTAGTCATATCAGGATACCTGTTCTTCCCTGCAATGTTTGCAAATATCCATGCTATAAGTTCCATTTCCCCCATAACGCTCATAGTCAGGCTTATTGAGAACCAGGCAGTCATGACAAATACATATCTGTTCTCAACCCTGCCATTCTATTTTGTATCTATCTCAGTATATGCTTTTGGAACTTTCATTTTCAGGGAAGAGGATCTGTTCACGCAGAAACCCATAAGTGGAAAAATAGTAGATTGCTTCGAGCTGTTCCTTTCATATCCCTATGGTTCTGTGTTCCTGCTTAGTATCATATTCATTCCTTTTGTATATATGGCACAATTGATGCTCATAGTCATGCTTTTCAACCTGCCTCTGCCATATTCGATAATAGCTATGATCCTGCTATCCGCAATGGCGGAAGAACTTGTAAAATCAATAGGAATATACACACTTTTCAAAAGGAAGCTGGCAGACATCACATTAAGGAATGCGATCAAGTATTCCATACTGTCTGGTGCTGGATTCTTCGTAGGCGAAAAAGCTGTTGCAGTACTGACTTTAGCACCAATTGCAAGTTCAGCCTTCGGTTCAGTAATGTCAATGGGAACTTTGCTATTGATACCATTGTTCCTGCATATCACAACGGTTCTAATCAGTTCACTTGTAATGTACAGGAAAGGACCACGTTATTACATGGTAGCCGTAGTGCTTGCAACCCTGTTTCACAGCCTGTATAACATAATAATCCTGAGGGGGTTGTTCTTTTGA